The genomic window AAGAAACCGTGGCGTGGCCAATGTACATGTGTTTCGAAGCAACCCACGGCGAGAGCAGCGGACAGATGCAATGATGTAAGAGCACATCACTGGATTGTCTGCAAAaggcatacggagtatgtgtGTCGACAGTGAGGATAAAGGTTCTGGTGAATAGagttgtcgtcgtctgcgGGGCAAACAACCACCAGCCCGACTTTCGAAGGTGTtgcgacaatggcaaaatGACCACTCGGCTCCATCGAAGGGTCTGGGGGGGTTGGATTGCAGGACGGCAGCCATCCTCCAACGACCAATAACGACGTGCAGAGGAACAGAGTCTGCTGCAGGTGCAATAGGCCGGTGGTCACACTGCAGACAAGTGGTGGATGGTGAACTTGCCCTCTCTCGGAACTCATCGCCAGCTCCACAAACAGCCACACAGCCAGCGGTTCCTGAtccatggcagcagcatgtCTTCCTGGTCGCATGGGGAGGCCACAAGGGACAGATATTGAACACGAATGCGAGCTGTTGATGCGAAGCGGGCTGGTCTGATGAGGATATTCTTAGACGGCGGCAACAAGCACAAAGTCAGGGGttattttgttttgttttgtgtTTCCTGCGCGTGAACTGGAACGTGAAGCAGCGTTTATAGCATTGTCTGGCTCGAATCGCTCGCCCAGGTCGCCTAGCTGCAGGCGAGCCAGGCCGGGTTGTATGTAGCACGCCTTTGCGGCGGGCAGGTTTTCGCTCCATGGCTACTGATACTGATGAGAGTCATTGGTGATGACGACCTGCTGGTTCATTCCCAGTATGGTGGCAAATCAAAGGGGTCATGGATCCTCGGGAGAGCACACTTCTAGTCTTTAAGTGACGCATCATCATGCCATATGCTGCCCAAGGTGTCGAGCGAACCAAGCTTTCCGGGGTCAAACTGCCTAGCGTTGTGATAAGCGACTTATGTATGTTGCTGCAAGAATCCCGTTTGGGGCAAGAGTCTGCCTCAGTGATTAGCACGACAAGTTGACTGCTTTGGAACAGCAACAGCATGCACGACGATTACCTCATGCTGCCTCAACGCTGGTCCAGCAATTCTCCTGTTACAAGCCGTTGGCACGTAGCGCGGGGAGGCGGTTAGGTTATGCTAATAACAGCACAAAGAAGTTCGTGGTGTGTTCTTGTTCTGCACCTGACGTCCAGgaggaaacattgaaggaaaagaaaagaggcaCGCCAAACACTGTGGAGAGCGGGACGCTAAGAGTGCCGTTCACAAAAGGGAAGCGGACAAGGGCGGGTGCACCAAGCCAAAATAGGGCTAGACCATGCTGGAAGACAGCCGCCGCTAATCCCAGGCGGGGCGACGATGCACCAGACGGACAGCAAGCCACCACGCTGCTTTGTTGCGAGGCTGCCTCAGGTTGAGGGTTGGCAAAGGACGGCAACGGCTATCGTCTTGGACAGCTTGTCTGACTGCCTGGGCGGCAAAATTGGCGTCGATTGTCCGCAACTACTGTCGTGACCAGAGAGTTGGTCCAGACTGAGCATCCATTCCACGGCGCTGATCAGTTCTCTGTCCCGAGACGTGAACAAAAGAATGAATGAATTTCCGAGGCGTGAATAATCCAAGACGGAAGGCATTCTGGCCTGTTGGGCAGAGTTGAACAATTCAAGACAGGgtgctactactactactactactactatttGTCTGCACATGGTTATGAATAATTGTTCTTGTATGTACAGAGGCTATTTATGCATCAAGAAGAGCAGGCCGTTGACAGGCTACGGAGCATAGGAAAGCGAAACATGCCACGAGAAACAGCTCCACCTGCCCTCATTATGTCCTTGGCTGCTTTATTGTGCAGATGCCTatttcttgtctttgctgcctCACCCTTTGTGCAGACAGCCAGCATGGGGTACGTATGCATAATAGCGGGACGAGCCATACACGGTCCATGTCGATTTTTGGTAtctagtactagtacctaGGGAGTATGGGTATGGCCATTAATGACCCTTACCCAGGGCTGATGATAATTTGCCGAGGGGACGAGATAAAAGACTAGatggccaagaaaaaaaaaggcactCAAGAAATGCGTCACAATCTAGCGTTGCTCACCTTCCCGATGTCGCCATGAGCTCATCGCCCGGACAGTGCTCGTGACTGGCGGGCGACGTCGCTATAATGGGGCACTGGCACGGAGGAGCACGGGGAAGCACGGATAAGCTCaagctgtacggagtatgctcCATCGAGtcacctcacctcaccaCTGGGATGGCATCATACCATCGTGGAAGCCGCACGTTGATTTGCGTGCTTCACCAGTGCCTCaggaaaagagagaagatgCACCAGGGAAGATTCTAGGTTGTGGACCcgtagaaaaaaaaatcacaaATCACACGCACATCGCGGTGGTGCGACTAGGCCACCACAATATCGACTAGTCCCATGTATCAGCCGGCGCAGGCATTCTCAGCGGCGCCTTTCGTCGTTCGCCCATCAGCCATTATTGGATAGCAAGCTCGAGCAAAttgatggacaaggccggcCATGCGCACCATGATGGCCTGCCAAGCGCTGCCGTTGCTGTATTGCACACATGCTgtgagcagcagcagcagcacacACACTCTCCCGCTTGGCCGTCCGTGTATTCCACTTGGCGCGTGTGCAGGCcctcggtactccgtacaaggcCAGGAAATAAAGACGAAAAGATTTGCACAAAAGTGAACATTGGACATTGGACATTGACAGTGGCCTGGTGTGATCAACAGCTCACGCCACTCACTAAGCCGGTGGCGCCCCCACATCGGGTCTGTCACGCCCGTCCTTAGGCGtaggcgcaggcgcaggcgcagaCTCAACCAGCCACGGCCAGACAAGACGGGATTCCGCCATAGCAGGTCAATTGACGTTAACAAGACGGCGACCACGGCGGCTTTCGGTGCACACTGGCCACAAGCACCAGTGCTCACACCACCTCGGACACGCACACCCTGTTCGATGTTGTCGCTGCAGCCAGGGCACTGCAGTATGGAGGTGGACCCCCGTCTGGCCCCATTCTTGCCGACTCCAAGCACCCAGTCgactcctcgtcttcctcgcccTTGAGTGCTCTCGCTTGCGAACCGTCACCGGCGCTGGTAATAGGCTGCAGTGGCCAAAATGCTGGTACATAGACATGTACGCTCCTGCCCGGCGGCCCTAGGCAGGTACGCAGCTACAGAGGGCGCTAACTGAGGGTGCTAGCTGGAAatggcctccatgtcgcaaagggggaaaaaaagctGTAGGTCCAGATCTAATACCATGGGGCCCTGACGGCCTTCGCGGCCAGGCTGCACAAGTGACTTTTCACACCAGACTGCTTTGCTTGTGCTCATTGCGAATTCCAcgcccctccccctccatGGGACCCCTTTGGCCCCGGCGAGCCCATTGATGCCACCCCTCCCCCCAGGTGCCTCGAGAAAGCACACCACACCCGGCAGCTCGCACGCACTCCAATGGCCCGCCCATGGCCAATTGATCGATCCCTGTCTATCCATGTCTCTCGCGCCCCAAGGCTGTCCTTCTGCGCGTCCCTCTCCTCCCACGCCGCAACTATGCACACCCATCCCATCAATCCATACATATACTTACATGTCCTGCCCTCATCTTCAACGCTGCTCCTCTCAATCTTGCCTCACCTTTCTCTCCGTCTCTTCCCATCTTGTCTTGGGCTTTTGGTTTTCTTGCCCCTTTgtcctcaacaccatcgtCGACCCATCTTGAGCCTTTTCGGTTTGACAGGCAATCAAATGCAACGGGCACTCCACCCATACAAAACCCACTGCATCAGCCCGTCCCGCTTTCGCTCGACTTGACTCACGATCTCAACATCCGCTCCCCACTACAGCTAACAAAAGCTGCCCCCTGGTCTGATACGTCTTTGTTCTACCTGTAACAGTCATACATACGTTGAACTCACGGGGTTCATAAAAGGGACTCTGAGAACACTTTCTTGGACAGCTTTCTCTGCTCCGATATACCACAACCAAACCAGACCAAACTACCCACCACATCCCATTAGCTACCATGGCTTTCAACCTCTGGGCACACCAATTCTGCCTCGCCTGTGACAAGCAGGTTCAGGTCGACGGTGCAGCATACTGCTCTGAATCCTGCAGACTGGCCGATCAAGAGAAGACGTCAACACCAAGCTCGCAAGCAAGCTCACCAGCCTTTGCTCCGGCCGGCTATCCGTGGTCGACTCCGTCACCAAGCCTGTGCCATCGGTCGTCGTCATCCTTATcagcatcaaggccaaaGTTCTACCTATCGCCAGCGTACGACTTTGGCAATCCCCAAGCCTACGGTGCCTCGTCTGCTGCTCGCAGCTTGTCGTTGAGCAGCAACCACACCGCCTCTACTTTTGAGCAGTCCACCTCCACCTATGCTGCAAACCTGACCCCATCGAGCTCGCACAGCAGCCTCTGCTCCATGCAGAGtacgtcgacgacgggcgAGCCCAACCAGCTGTCTGACAAGGCCAAACAAGAGCTTAAAGCGTATGCCATCTCGTTTGAGCATGTCAGGCTCCAACGTCGACGATCGTACTAATACACACGCCCGAACCTCGCTTCACTCTCGACTACATTAcacttgaaaaaaaaagtattatttttaacttGACGACACTGATACCACGAAACTCTACTCAATTAAAAGCAACACCGAACGACGTGGATGGCCTCGCTCGGCTATCCACCCACCCACCCACCTATACACTATTTTCTTCGTCGAATTGTTTGTTGTATCAAGACGGCATTACACGGAGCGATGCATATCGACCACTAAAAAACTGCTTCTGTATTTTCTACGCTTTTTTTGTTAAACATTGGGAAAGACGGGACATGGGCGGCCTAGGCGAGGTGTTCTGTGTCACACATATTAGGCTGGAGTTGGTGTCACAAACTGtttactactactactactactactacttcTACTAGCATGGCACGGGGAGCAATTGGACTTGGAATTGAGGGAATATGACGATACTCGGGATATGCAAAGTCGGCCGACACCAAAGACAGAAGGGTCTGGCATAGACGGGACTTGGCTTTTTGTTACAGAGAATGCAATGGCGCAACGGAGCCAGACGGGCGACATGTGGCCCAGGTTGGAGGGGGGGAAAGCTGGCAGCAACACATGGCTCAAAGATGGGGTACATGAGAGACCTGCACATGGAGATAGATTACGACAAGCGACTGGATGGATAGCTACAAGCACGAACTAGCCTATGGCTGCTTGATTCAATAGAAGCACCGTTCCGTCACAGCCAAACTGAACCTTTGGGTTGCCAGTCCCCCACCCCCACTCGCATAAGTGATGTTGATTGAAAAGGTCCATGACTAGTGAAGACCAAACTAGCTGGCAATCATGCCGGGCGTTGGGTGACAATTGAAGGAGTTGATAGGGCCGAACGGGTTGGGTTCGAAAGCTGACACAAGGCCCAAGGACGGAGCCAGAACCCATCATACCAATGCCAATCGTCGTACGCCGTGCCTTGTGCATTGTGCGTacgtaaaaaaaaaaaaagcccacGTATTGCATAAACACGCCAATTACGACACCAAAAAAACCTGTAACTCGGCAATATGGGTCCCAAGGCATTGAGAGCCAATTCGCCACTTCACAAACGACGACCGCCATAAAAAGACGAAAATTACAAAGACGATTCAACCGCCATCCGGCTTGCACGCGGGCCTTTGGTTCCGACACCGGCATGGGGGACAAGCCAACAAAAGAACGGCTCGCCGCCCATTGATATCCGAACCAGCCCGGCCCTTCCATACTCCACCCCCAAACGGTTTCCGAGTAGCATCACTTGCGGCCTCTGTCGGACAAGCggggggagaagaaggggaaaatTTTCTTCGCCCCCCAAGCCACGCCGGGTGAGCAGGCGCCGAAATCGTCTATCCCTTTTGCGAGCTCGCACCGGGGGGGGAGCATGATGCGCAGAGGGAGGCAGATTTAGAGTTGGCGTGGCCGCGTTCTGGACCTCCACGTCCCATCTGAcaggcggaggaggcgacGTGTACCGACGGGGTCAAGATCGAATGGGACGAATTTTGAGGGCATGGGGTGCGGGCGTGGCCGCCTGTCCGCCGCCCGCCAGATCTATCAAGTGCCCACTGTACCCCGAGGCTTGGAGATTTGGCGGCACGCCAGAGCCATGTTGTTTTTTGGCGGTGGCAAAAAATTACTATTGCTACTAGTATGTAGGACGGAGTGCACGGAAGGGCTTCTCGGCTTTCAATGGGGAGCACCATAATTTGGAGGCATGGCGCTGTGGATGTTGAAGGTGTGGTTGGCTTACAAAGAATTGATTGTGCCGAGGGGGAACTGATTCCTGCGTCTGTTTCACCAGTCGCTCGTACGAGTCTGCGAGAAATGGCCATTGTACGTACGTGGCGGACGGGCTTTGCTTACAGGACCTACCAGACATTAcattgtactccgtgcatCGACAGCTTGCCAGCTTGCGTACCTTCCGGGACGGGCTCGCCCAACAAGGCAGAGCGAAGGGGGCCGGCTCGTCATTCGCTGCCTGCTGCCGTACGCAGATCCATTTGGTTTCATGAAAAGATTAATAAATATTCaaaggaaagggaaaaaaaaggttcATACACGTAAAGGGCTCGTCCCTGTTCGTCAGCCTGTCCAGGCGGCGTTCTTGAAACCACAGAGACGACAACACATGTTCGCCCTTGTGGTGCTGGCCGTGAGCCAGTAGCAGGCGCCGCGGTGGGGCCCGTCTGCCTCCAAAGTTAAGAATCTTCACAGCACCTGCATAATGTTTATGCAAGAGGAGTTTATGGACAGACCctccttctctcctttcCCCATTGTTATGGACCGGGATTGGGGGGGAAATATCTTGGGTCAGGAATGAGTAGCGCGGGAGGAGAACGGAGATGGGGTCTCGGGAGATGAAACTCGCTCGGGAGATGGAATCCTCCCGTCATTGATGGCAAGGGGAATTTGTTTTCTTGCTGGGCGACCGAGGCCCAGCAGGCAGGGGGGTTGTCGAACACGCAACTTGCTTGTTTGCAAATCGAGTGAAAAATTCCAAGGGAGTGAGgatggggaaaaaaaaaatcgacCCCGAGACAGAACCCTCGATGGAAAActcttttcccttcttctgTTAGAGGTCAATTGATTATAGTAGCACGGTGTACTAGCAGGTTCATTTTCTTCCGCGAATGCTGCCAAAATCGACCCATGCAGGGTTCTCGTGTCTCACGGGGTGGGTGATGTAAGGGCCGACTTTGCTCTCGGCTTCTCTTGTAACCCTATTGTAGTGGAGCAGAGGGAAATTTTTCACCGCGCCAGGTGGAATGATGCCTTCCTtgggtacctaggtaggtagtttcCCGAGGCCAAAAAAGAGAGAATAGACTACGACATGGCAGCTGATAGCACTGATGATGTTTGTTCGAGCCGGTGCTGGATGCcgggcgcggcggcagctgaCTGGCCCGGAACAGGTGTGGAGCTAGCTTTTCATATCAACGGGGACGCAATATCGTGCAAGAATTGCATGATGCGGCGCGTTCGACGTCGAGGTgacctcttttttttctttcttaaTTCACCTGTCGCCATTGTACCCAGCACGACGCATGTGGTCCTCACCCAACCCCCATTGGCAAATGCCGCGATGCGACTCTTTTTGCAGACGGCGGCCGGTCCCCTaaaagacgacatggatgcaTTGACTGGTCGGCCATCTCTTTTTCTCGGGCGGGGAGCCAATTGACCGCTCGGCAGTTCCCGCCTGCCGCAGTGGGCACGCGACACAACCCAACCGGATGCCATTCTCGACCGCGAACGCATTGGTATCAAATTGATGTTCATTGGCAATCTGTGCGATGCCGGCACCATCTGGGCCTCTGCTATATCTGGCCACCCGTCCACCCGTCCACCCGTCCGTCTATCGAATTGTTGAATTGTTGAATtgcttattttatttttttcaaACTAGGCGGACCGGGTGCAAGTCTCACGCTCACGCGTTCACGCCTCCAGAACAGCCCACTCGTTCAGTCGGAACCACGAAGCCGCTGCAGCAGGGAAAGCCAAGCCCGGCCGCACGGAGTACAACACACCACCGCCGAGCAAGCTGGGCCAGTGGGAGGACAATCCGTACTCCAGTCCATGTCAATAGAGGCAAAGGCAGGGCCCGAatccctcttttttttttttagtattcTGAATTTCTCCCCGGCGGCGATCGGCAAGTGGATCGCTGGTTGTGAGTGTCATGGTACGCAAAGTACATACATCACGGAGCAGAGTCGTACGTTGCCTGCGTGAAAGAGGGTTACAAGCCTCCGGACACAaaaagacgacggcaagtCGAGCTCTTGCAACCGATCACCGCCCCGCTTTTTCACTGCAAGCACGGAGAAAGTGCTGAGACAGATTCGGCCCCCAAGCGTGATCTGATCGGGCGACCACGAGGGCGAAGGgggagagggaaaaaaaaaagaggccgTAGCCAACAAGGGTGTTGGTTTGCCCACTCTAAAAAGCAAAGACCATTCGCGACGCTGTTGTCGTGTGATGTCAATGGACAGACACTACAGAGTACTAGTGCCTGCTTATTAGGCAGAGTGATTTGGAAAAGCCATCGGATGACGCCGAGTGGCTGATACACCCGGGTCCCTTTCGCCATTGATGTTAGCTGGCGAGCCTGCACCGCGTACGTGCACTAACGCACGCGCTAGCAGCACGTAGCTCGACCagacaacaaaaaaaaaattctcGCTTACGGACAACAGCTAGGGCCTGATCGTCCGaagccttcttctcggccgtGCGGCAATGACGTTGCACGCCCAGGTAGCTAATCTCGATAAACTGCCAGACCCGCGTCACATTCTACCACAAACACGgacgaaaaaaaattagTGCCAGTActagtctttttttttgttctctCTTTCACTCGACAGCAAACATTAGTTGGTGGCTCTtgtatttttattattattaagcgGTTGCGCAGACTTGGTGCTACCTGTACATGTGCTGGACATGGCTTGGCACGTCTTGGGCAAAGTAACTTTTCCTTCGTTGACGTTACTTTTTGCTCTCTGCAGCTGGCATTGGCTTGCCCTTGTTGGCGTTTGCTTATTcatttatttatttacttatttatttttgcTTGGGCTGAGTTTACAGGACTGTCGATATGGCCTTGACGTACACGccacccccctccccctgcAAGTTGACTctcactacggagtacgtacttaCCTGGCTTGAGGacagtaccgagtactctgtacagcGCAGTAAAAAACGTGGGCCATCTAACAGAATCGTTCCATGGCCTGGTTCCAGCACCGGACTCTATGCATGGGCTGGAGAAATGCACCGTGAGTTTTCGCACACGCCGCCAAATCAAAGGCAACTTGACGTGTGTGTACACCCTGCGTTTGTACAAGGAAGCTGAAAAAAGTCCATGCCCCCAGTGCCGTCTTAGACGCGGTCTCTCACCCGTCATGGTACCTGCTACCTGCTCCGTGCGTTGCGGCTCAACGTCGACGGTCGTTTATCATGCCGTTTCAAGCCGGCGGGGGCGCTTCTTTCTCGTATGAGTACCATGACAAAGCACCGTTTCCCCCAAGGCATGGATGAGCTCTGCAGGCACGACGTTTGGTCAAAAAGGGCACAAAAACAAGAGAGCACGGCCAGACCGGCGCCGTGTTTCGGGTACGCTCGTTTCGGAGCGGCATGAAGCAACAAGACACCCAAACGCCATGACGAACCACCAGGCGCAGCTCGTGATGCGAGCCGTACACGACGCTGCGTGCACGCATCAACGAGCCGCCAGTCGAGACCGTTTCGAAACTCCATCATCTCGGCCACCAGCGGACGTCATTCGTCCACGGTACACATCATCTTCCCACAGTTTTACCAAGATGGGGGTTCCCAGATCAAAAACATAAGCCTTCAGATCCGCTGTCAGACCCGCCCGTTTCATCCTCAGCCCTCCACGTTATGCCTCGGCCGTCGAATCCTTCTCCATCCCTTCCTGTCCAAGCAATGCCATGATtaattgtacatacatgcgtACTAAAGTTTTCTTCTCCGTCCTGTTATTCGTACACCTTTTGTTTTTCGAGGTGGAGCCGACGTGTGTCTATGTGGCAGTGTCGCAACGGGGTCTTCCCTTGCGAGAGCATGAagaacaaacaaaaaaaaaactcacaATCCCGTCCAAACCTTATCACGCCCAACGAAAAGTCTGCCTGAGCCCCCATCTGTCTCCGATGCATCTTGTTCCGCTGGGAGAGAGGCCGTGGTTTTCTTCTCCAATCCTCTTTGGGCGTCGCGTAGGGCATGTCGTTTTGGTGGTGCCACATGGACGCAGAGTTCACACCCTTCCATTCCAGCTGTTTTTCCTTCATGGAAGGGCACATCTTTGCCAATCTCGGGCAGAGGGGGGGGGTTACCCGTCGCATAGTGTGAAACAAGGCAACTGTGCCCCATTGGGTATTTGTTGATGGGCTTCGAGACCGCCGTGTTTTTCCCTGTCTGCGGGATATCTTTGCTGGAATGCGGATtacctttgtcttctttttgggcGGGAGGCAGCGGGAATAGATACGGGAGGTGGAAGGGGGTTGTTGAGTGCTTGTGGCGTTTTTGCTGGCGGCTGAGTTTGGGATCTTGGGGGGTTCAGTTTCCCCGTCTTGGCTCCGACGTGAGGAATTGTTGTGCTGTAGATGGCTGCTTTGATGTTATTGGGGGGGTCGCGATACATGCTGTGCGAGCGGTTGCTGCCCAATTGGTTCATTGGTGAGTTGCTGAGGAGTTGGAGACGTAAGAACGAACAGGCTGTTCAGTTAGACGGTTAGGCACGACCTACTAGTTGACCACAGTATGTTTGTCACTAGATAGAAGGACGTGAGAAGATGCTACTTTGTAGTGTGCGGTACGAGCAGTACGTATTGCTCTCCTGAACCCTTCCCGGTTGCTAGCTTCCTAGAGCGGTGACTGCAGCCGACGGATAGCAAGCACGTTTCAGGATGGAACCGTGACTCTCTCAATAATAGAAATGCCAAATTCACCAGTCCTTGACTGAAATGCTGTTGTCTCTTAGTTTCGGGGCTCGGTACGTCAAATGGACGGTCACTGCAATGGCGTGAGAACAACTTTAGATGGACATGCCAGACTCGGATGCTGATCATTGCTAGAGCTCAAGACCTAGTAGTATtatggacgacgacgacgaccttcTGCCAAATTTAGATTGGAATGTTGAAGTAGGAGCTTCAATCAGCCCTCCGATAAGAAAATTCTGTACAGACAGCAAGTCATTCCCGTATCAATATAAGCCGGGCATGCAACAAGTCGAGAATTGCTTGACTTGGAACCCTTCTTATCAGTCAGAAACTGATGACCATGAGTCAAGGGATGCCGAGGTACCTTTGGAAGTTGAGAGTAGACAGCTGACTTACCGGAATGTCTTGATTCTTCCATTGACAGATATGTAGTTCTAAAGAAGCCGCCAATTGCTGTATCGTTCTTTCGCCAAGTCGTTGCTGCAGTCCTGTTTACCACCATGACGCCTGATGACTCCTCAAACTTGGAGGCAATGTAGATACGAGGAGCCCAGACTCCGGATTCAGTCGGCTAGTTCCGCGACGGAACTTTCGCGACGCCAGGGCAGAGCCAACATATGGATGTAGTATTGGTTCTTTATCAGAGACACTCTAGATAATCTACTCGACGCAATTTTCTAACCCTCCACCGTCCCCCTCCTTACTGACGTGGCATAGGAAAACCCTCGTGGGGGAGAAAAACCTATATGCGCAGCAGGGTGTAAAAGTATGTGGCACCGGATATCGAGACGCAACGAGTgggacaagaaaaagaacaaaacCATCTCTCAAGGCTCATCGAATCCTAGACGGGAGAGCTTGTTGTTTCGCCGCGCAGCAACCACCGTGTCGTCCTGATCCTTCATCCGTctcggccaacttggaaCTTAGGCGACCTTTTTCAGCTCGACATCGCTACGCAGATATGTGAGCAACACCAACAAATTCTTTATGGCATTGGCAGGACTTACAAGATGAGGGTGGAGTTGGGAGGGATGGTGGGAGGATATCCGCTGTAAGACGGACGCAGTCAGTACGTTGGCAGCGGATTTCGGTTTGGGTTCGTGTGCGCAAGCTTACCGAGCACCGTAGGCAAAGTCGGGGCTAATGTCGAGAGTAGCCTTCTCGCCCACCTTCATCTGAGTGACGCCCTGGTCCCAACCTGCGCAAAAAAGGGTTACATAACGTTGTCCCCCCCGTTTCCTTTCCATGGCGTAGCTGGGAACTGCTATGACATACCCTTGATGACCTGGCCGACGCCAATCTGGACGACGAAATCGCCACGACCGACAGAAGAGTCAAACCTTTGGCACGGGTGGCCCCAGTTAGTCACCTTGTTGGTTGAAAAGGTGAGACTGCTGCCCCCCTTGGGGTCGGCTGGACCTACT from Metarhizium brunneum chromosome 2, complete sequence includes these protein-coding regions:
- the FPR1 gene encoding FK506-binding protein 1, with product MGVTKTTLKQGSGAQPTDGQTVTIEYTGWLKDTSKPDSKGAKFDSSVGRGDFVVQIGVGQVIKGWDQGVTQMKVGEKATLDISPDFAYGARGYPPTIPPNSTLIFDVELKKVA